A DNA window from Halomonas zincidurans B6 contains the following coding sequences:
- a CDS encoding ABC transporter ATP-binding protein: protein MTQHTDNNDTAPAIDARHLVKRYAEQTVLRDVSLRVREASVVSIIGSSGSGKSTLLRCMNLLETPDRGELTIADEAIRFTHDAAGNNVGLERRQIQRLRAQVAMVFQQFNLWPHLTVLGNVIEAPLRVRGLRRRAALELGEHFLERVGLADKRDAYPGYLSGGQQQRVAIARALAMQPRVLLFDEPTSALDPELVSEVLAVIGGLADEGRTMLLVTHEMSFAREVSDEVVFLHQGVVEERGSPREVFENAASERCRQFVSSVA from the coding sequence ATGACCCAACATACCGACAACAACGACACCGCCCCGGCGATCGATGCCCGCCACCTGGTCAAGCGCTACGCCGAGCAAACGGTCCTCAGGGATGTCTCGCTGCGCGTGCGCGAAGCCAGCGTGGTCTCGATCATCGGCTCCAGCGGCTCTGGCAAGAGTACCCTGCTGCGCTGCATGAACCTGCTCGAGACCCCCGACCGCGGCGAGCTGACCATCGCCGACGAAGCGATCCGCTTCACCCACGACGCCGCCGGCAACAACGTCGGCCTCGAGCGTCGCCAGATCCAGCGTCTGCGCGCCCAGGTCGCGATGGTCTTCCAGCAATTCAACCTGTGGCCGCATCTGACGGTGCTCGGCAACGTCATCGAGGCGCCGCTGCGGGTGCGCGGCCTGCGCCGGCGCGCGGCGCTCGAGCTCGGCGAGCACTTCCTCGAACGAGTTGGGCTGGCCGACAAGCGCGACGCCTACCCCGGCTATCTTTCCGGCGGCCAGCAACAGCGCGTGGCGATAGCCCGGGCGCTGGCCATGCAGCCCCGGGTGCTGCTGTTCGACGAACCCACCTCGGCGCTCGACCCCGAGCTGGTCAGTGAGGTGCTGGCGGTGATCGGCGGCCTCGCCGACGAGGGCCGCACCATGCTGCTGGTCACCCACGAGATGAGCTTCGCCCGCGAGGTCTCCGACGAAGTGGTGTTCCTGCACCAGGGCGTGGTCGAGGAGCGCGGCAGCCCGCGCGAGGTGTTCGAGAACGCCGCCAGCGAACGCTGCCGGCAGTTCGTCTCGAGCGTCGCCTGA
- a CDS encoding ABC transporter permease, whose protein sequence is MDFSWLTDPFYQRYLWTGFVNTLWLVGVSGSLGLTLAVGVALAQIRGPRPLALLVRGFTTVIRGTPLLVQLFFFYDGVGRLLPAIPGVQDSLLWPLLRDPFFYGALTFTISVGAYSGEVIRGALLSVPDGELAAGRAFGLSRWQILYRLWLPRGFQLCLPTLTGEMILLLKSVPLVSTIAMMDLLKAANLVRDETFLVYEPLLLIAGIYLAMTLVLTAGMRLVETRFPGARPVKPRRRRLLPG, encoded by the coding sequence ATGGACTTTTCCTGGCTGACCGATCCGTTCTATCAGCGCTATCTATGGACGGGCTTCGTCAATACGCTGTGGCTGGTCGGCGTTTCCGGCAGCCTGGGGCTGACGCTCGCGGTGGGCGTGGCGCTGGCGCAGATTCGCGGCCCGCGGCCGCTGGCGCTGCTGGTGCGCGGCTTCACTACGGTGATCCGCGGCACGCCGCTGCTGGTCCAGCTGTTCTTCTTCTACGACGGCGTCGGCCGCCTGCTGCCGGCGATTCCCGGGGTGCAGGACAGCCTGTTGTGGCCGCTGCTGCGCGACCCGTTCTTCTACGGCGCGCTGACCTTCACGATCAGCGTCGGCGCCTATTCCGGCGAGGTGATCCGCGGCGCGCTGCTCAGCGTGCCGGACGGCGAACTGGCCGCGGGTCGCGCCTTCGGCCTGTCGCGCTGGCAGATCCTCTATCGGTTGTGGCTGCCGCGCGGCTTCCAGCTGTGCCTGCCGACGCTGACCGGCGAGATGATCCTGCTGCTCAAGTCGGTGCCGCTGGTCTCGACGATCGCCATGATGGATCTGCTCAAGGCCGCCAACCTGGTGCGCGACGAGACCTTTCTGGTCTACGAGCCGCTGCTGCTGATCGCCGGCATCTATCTGGCGATGACGCTGGTGCTCACCGCCGGGATGCGCCTGGTCGAGACGCGCTTTCCCGGCGCCCGTCCGGTCAAGCCGCGGCGGCGTCGGCTATTGCCGGGATGA
- a CDS encoding ABC transporter permease gives MDSMSSDGLLAWMGPILQGALTTVEIALLAYAIGLVLGLLGAGARLSPWPALRVLGTGYSTLVRAVPELLLIILLYYAGSQALSAAYAALGGDGQLAISGFATAVGVLAFVQGAYMTEVFRGAILAIPRGQLEAADAYGFSRASRFRRIVIPAMLPNALPGMSNLWLILVKDTALVSVIGFEELFFTVQQAAASTRAYFLFYAVAGALYLVMTLGSNALFARAERHVRRGQVGA, from the coding sequence ATGGATAGCATGTCGAGCGATGGCCTGCTGGCCTGGATGGGGCCGATCCTGCAGGGCGCGCTGACCACCGTGGAGATCGCCCTGCTCGCCTATGCCATCGGCCTGGTGTTGGGACTGCTCGGCGCCGGCGCACGGCTGAGCCCATGGCCGGCGCTGCGCGTGCTGGGCACCGGCTATTCGACGCTGGTGCGCGCGGTGCCCGAGCTGCTGCTGATCATCCTGCTGTATTACGCCGGCAGCCAGGCGTTGAGCGCCGCCTATGCGGCGCTGGGCGGCGACGGCCAACTGGCGATCAGCGGCTTCGCCACCGCGGTCGGCGTGCTGGCGTTCGTCCAGGGCGCCTACATGACCGAGGTGTTCCGCGGCGCGATCCTGGCGATCCCCCGCGGCCAGCTCGAGGCCGCCGACGCCTACGGCTTCTCGCGCGCCAGCCGCTTCCGGCGCATCGTGATCCCGGCGATGCTGCCCAACGCCCTGCCGGGGATGTCCAACCTGTGGCTGATCCTGGTCAAGGACACCGCGCTGGTCAGCGTGATCGGCTTCGAGGAGCTGTTCTTCACCGTTCAGCAGGCCGCCGCCAGTACCCGCGCCTATTTCCTGTTCTATGCCGTCGCCGGCGCGCTCTACCTGGTCATGACGCTGGGCTCCAATGCCCTGTTCGCCCGTGCCGAGCGCCATGTGCGCCGCGGCCAGGTCGGTGCCTGA
- a CDS encoding pyridoxal phosphate-dependent aminotransferase → MHYSSLTTRIAGEGAAAWDIHYRALERQANGDDVIILSVGDPDFVTPAPIVDSAIASLRGGATHYADVQGKARLRELIAARHRARGGAAGPDNVAVMAGAQCGLYAVAQCLLDPGDEVIVPEPMYVTYEAALQAAGATLVRVPLRAGEGFQPRLADLEAAVTPRTRALLVNSPHNPTGQCLSRETWQGIAELCQRRDLWLISDEVYADLVFEGEHLCPATLAGMAERTAVIDSLSKSHAMTGWRLGWVIGPEALINHLSNLALCMLYGSPEFIQDAACAALADPPEQLATMRETYRARRDTVCRALTGSSAVEVLRPAAGMFMMIDIRRTGLTAQGFADRLLDEHGVSLLAGEAFGPSAAGFVRLSLTVDAERLDEACRRIERCARDCLATALD, encoded by the coding sequence ATGCACTATTCAAGCCTGACCACCCGCATCGCCGGCGAAGGCGCCGCCGCCTGGGACATTCATTACCGCGCCCTCGAGCGCCAGGCCAACGGCGACGACGTGATCATCCTCTCGGTGGGCGATCCCGACTTCGTCACGCCCGCGCCGATCGTCGACAGCGCCATCGCCAGCCTGCGTGGCGGCGCCACCCACTACGCCGACGTGCAGGGCAAGGCGCGCCTGCGCGAGCTGATCGCCGCCCGCCACCGCGCCCGCGGCGGCGCGGCCGGGCCCGACAACGTGGCGGTGATGGCCGGGGCGCAATGCGGGCTCTACGCGGTCGCCCAGTGCCTGCTCGACCCCGGCGACGAAGTGATCGTCCCCGAGCCGATGTACGTGACCTACGAGGCTGCGCTGCAGGCCGCCGGCGCGACGCTGGTGCGCGTGCCGCTGCGCGCCGGGGAAGGCTTCCAGCCGCGGCTGGCCGATCTCGAGGCCGCCGTCACCCCGCGCACCCGGGCGCTGCTGGTCAACAGCCCGCACAATCCCACCGGCCAGTGCCTGAGCCGCGAGACCTGGCAGGGCATCGCCGAGCTGTGCCAGCGCCGCGATCTGTGGCTGATCTCCGACGAGGTCTACGCCGATCTGGTGTTCGAGGGCGAGCACCTGTGCCCCGCTACGTTGGCGGGCATGGCCGAACGCACCGCGGTGATCGACAGCCTGTCCAAGTCGCACGCCATGACCGGCTGGCGGCTGGGCTGGGTGATCGGCCCCGAGGCGTTGATCAATCACCTGAGCAACCTGGCGCTGTGCATGCTCTACGGCAGCCCCGAGTTCATCCAGGACGCGGCCTGCGCGGCATTGGCCGACCCGCCCGAGCAGCTGGCGACGATGCGCGAGACCTATCGCGCGCGTCGCGACACGGTATGCCGCGCGCTTACAGGCAGCAGCGCGGTCGAGGTGCTGCGCCCCGCCGCGGGGATGTTCATGATGATCGACATCCGCCGCACCGGGCTCACCGCTCAAGGCTTCGCCGACAGGCTGCTCGACGAACACGGCGTGTCGCTGCTCGCCGGCGAGGCCTTCGGTCCTTCGGCGGCGGGCTTCGTGCGCTTGAGCCTGACGGTCGACGCCGAGCGCCTGGACGAGGCCTGCCGGCGCATCGAGCGCTGCGCCCGGGACTGCCTGGCGACGGCGCTCGACTGA
- a CDS encoding transporter substrate-binding domain-containing protein, translating to MKRSLLPALSAGVLALSTMTALTVNAAEPLKIGISAEPYPPFTYKSADGDWTGFEVELGQALCEAMQADCAVTPTGWGGIFPALESGKIDMIMNSLSITDKRKKVIDFTDPYYYTPSAYVAAKDADFAIPDGLDGKVLGVQGATTNASYARRALADSGVEIKIYDQQEQANRDLLAGRVDTILADKVAMTEFVKRDEAQGYEIRATAPRHPAFGEGVGIGLRQADDALREGLNAAIAQVIEDGTCAALSRKYFDTDICGS from the coding sequence ATGAAACGTAGCTTGCTTCCTGCCCTGAGCGCCGGCGTGCTGGCGCTATCGACGATGACCGCGCTGACCGTCAACGCCGCCGAACCGCTGAAGATCGGCATCTCCGCCGAACCCTACCCGCCGTTCACCTACAAGAGCGCCGACGGTGACTGGACCGGTTTCGAGGTCGAGCTCGGCCAGGCGCTGTGCGAGGCGATGCAGGCCGACTGTGCGGTCACCCCGACCGGCTGGGGCGGGATCTTCCCGGCGCTCGAGAGCGGCAAGATCGACATGATCATGAATTCGCTGTCGATCACCGACAAGCGCAAGAAGGTCATCGACTTCACCGATCCGTACTACTACACGCCGAGCGCCTATGTCGCCGCCAAGGACGCCGACTTCGCGATTCCCGACGGGCTCGACGGCAAGGTGCTGGGCGTGCAGGGCGCGACCACCAACGCCAGCTATGCGCGCCGCGCGCTGGCCGACAGCGGCGTCGAGATCAAGATCTACGACCAGCAGGAGCAGGCCAACCGCGACCTGCTCGCCGGGCGTGTCGATACGATCCTCGCCGACAAGGTCGCGATGACCGAGTTCGTCAAGCGCGACGAGGCCCAGGGCTACGAGATCCGCGCCACCGCGCCGCGTCATCCGGCCTTCGGCGAAGGCGTGGGCATCGGCCTGCGTCAGGCCGACGATGCCCTGCGTGAGGGCCTCAACGCGGCGATCGCCCAGGTGATCGAGGACGGCACCTGCGCGGCGCTGTCGCGTAAGTACTTCGACACCGACATCTGCGGCAGTTGA